A stretch of Sulfitobacter sp. THAF37 DNA encodes these proteins:
- a CDS encoding DUF1850 domain-containing protein has product MALLLSFPPLASAAELVATRETGEEIARFDVKNGEGWCVLWHHSVKGFEVSDCYENREGRMVLIWSHLPDFAAGLDHIPGRGRQVTDGQGGYFILDIDEPVPGDAYVLRPGAGPVDHRIRMGDRVVSLSAAAPRERVRIALVGTDNE; this is encoded by the coding sequence TTGGCCCTCCTCCTGTCTTTTCCGCCTCTCGCCTCGGCGGCAGAACTTGTCGCCACCCGTGAGACCGGCGAGGAAATCGCCCGGTTCGACGTGAAGAACGGCGAGGGCTGGTGCGTGCTCTGGCACCACTCGGTCAAGGGGTTCGAAGTTTCCGACTGCTACGAGAACCGCGAAGGCCGGATGGTCCTGATCTGGTCGCATCTCCCCGATTTCGCGGCCGGGCTCGACCATATCCCCGGACGCGGACGGCAGGTGACGGACGGACAGGGCGGCTATTTCATACTGGACATCGACGAACCCGTGCCGGGCGACGCTTATGTGCTGCGCCCCGGTGCCGGACCCGTCGATCACCGGATCAGAATGGGTGACAGGGTGGTTTCCCTGTCGGCGGCGGCCCCGCGTGAACGGGTGCGGATCGCCTTGGTTGGGACGGACAACGAATGA